The genomic region GAGAAATTATTTTTCCAAATCATTCCGGACATTTTAAAGCAATCGGTATTTTCGATTAAAAACCACGATATTGAGGCTGTTGTCCAATTGGCGGATCAGCAGGAAGTGATTCGTGAAAAGATGAAAGAGAATAATTGGATTGCCTTTGTTGCGGATGGGGCGATTTTGCCTCGTGAAAGCGGCATTAGCAATCGCCCGTTGAAGAAGGCTGTACCGTTTCAGAGTCCTGAGGAAAATCGGGTTTCCATTGAATTGCCCCATCGTGATGAACCATTAACAGGAATGGCCCTGAAGCAGGGGATTACGGTCATTGTTGGTGGTGGCTATCATGGAAAAAGTACGCTGCTTACAGCCATTGAACGTGGCGTTTATCATCATATCAAGGGAGATGGGCGTGAATATGTTCTGACCGATTCAAATGCAGTGAAGGTTAGAGCTGAGGATGGTCGTAAGGTAACCAATGTGAACATCTCACCTTTTATTAATAACCTTCCTCATGGTGAAGATACGATGGACTTCAGCACGGAAAATGCCAGTGGAAGTACATCACAGGCGACAAATGTGATGGAGGCTCTTGAAGCAGGGGCTTCCACTCTCTTAATTGATGAGGATACGAGTGCAACCAATTTCATGATTCGTGATCAGCGGATGCAGGAGCTGGTTGTGAAGGAAAAAGAGCCAATTACACCGTTTATTGATAAAATCAGTCAGCTCCGGGATGAGCTTAACGTTTCTACCGTTCTCGTGATGGGTGGTTCCGGGGACTATTTTGATGCTGCGGATCAGGTGATTATGCTTGATGAGTATATCCCGCATAATGTGACCCAAAAAGCGAAGGGCATTGCAAGTCAGTTTCCAAGTGAACGAAAGCATGAAGATGAGTCATTTGGAACGATTTCAGACCGGGTCTTATTACCTGAAAGTTTAGATAGTCGTAAAGGGAAAAAGTCCAAAGTACAGGCAAAAGGTCTTGATAAAATTTTAATGGGTAAGGTAGATATTGATCTCCAGCAAGTTGAACAGCTGGTAGACGTCTCCCAGACCCGTATGATTGCACAGATTCTGCATCACTTAGAACAAAAAGGCTGGCTGAAACAGAAAAAATCATTGAGTGAGCTGCTGGATGAAATTGAAAAGCAAATGGACACAAGAGGACTTCCTTCATTTACCCCAAGACCTAATGAACATCCAGGAGAGCTCGCAAGACCAAGAAGATTTGAAATAGCCGCCACACTCAATCGATTACGTACAGCCAAGGGACTGTCCCCACATGCTTTAAAGCGCTAAAGGGAAAGGAGGGGAATGGTTTGTTTGATGAATTGAAACAGGATGTGATTGAACAGAGCAGGGTGATTGGGATTGATAAAATCGGCTTTGCTTCGGTTGATGTATTTTCCATCCTTAAGGAACGTCTGAAGCAGCAGCAGGAAAATCAATACCAGTCCGGCTTTGAAAAGGGCACCATTGAGGAGAGAACCACCCCTCGTAACTTAATGCCTGAAGCCCAGTCGATCATTTCGATTGCGCTGGCCTATCCTTCCAAACTGGAGAACGCTCCCCGCAGCACGAAAGGAGATCGGCGCGGACAGTTCTGCCGGGCCTCATGGGGAACGGACTATCACGATATTTTAAGGGACCGGCTTGAACAGCTGGGGCAGTTTTTAAAAGAAAAACATCCAGATGCCGAGTATAAAATTATGGTGGATACCGGGGAGTTGGCCGATAAAGAGGTTGCTGCACGGGCAGGACTCGGGTTTACCGGGAAAAATACAGTTCTGATTACCCCTGAATTTGGTTCCTACGTTTATCTAGGTGAAATAATCACGAACATTCCGTTTGAGCCGGATCAACCCCTGGAAGAGGACTGTGGCGATTGCAACCTCTGTGTAGATACCTGTCCCACGGGAGCCTTGATTCAGGGTGGACAGCTGAATGCTCAGAAATGTATCGCCTTTTTAACACAGACAAAGGATTATCTGCCTGACGAATACCGGGCTAAAATTGGGAACCGCCTATATGGATGTGATACGTGTCAGGTCGTCTGCCCGAAAAATAAGGGGAAGAACTTCCACTTCCATAAAGAAATGGAACCGGACCCTGAGGTGGTTAAACCTCGTCTTAAACCACTATTACGTATTTCAAATCGGGAGTTTAAAGAAACATTTGGACCGATGGCAGGCTCATGGCGGGGGAAAAAGCCCATTCAACGTAATGCCATTATCGCTTTGGCAAATTATAAGGATCAGACAGCGGTTGATGAACTCATTCATGTCATGAAGCATGACCCACGGCCAATGATTCGTGGTACCGCAGCCTGGGCTTTAGGAAAAATAGGCTCTGAGGCTGGAAGGTTAGCCATTCAGGAAGCTCAGGAAAAAGAATCCGATGAATCGGCATTAGCCGAAATGGAAAAAGGGCTGGACTATTTCGCATCCCCGCAAAGCTGAGAATAAATGATGGCCGCATGTGCACATGCGGCCATTTTTAAAATTTTCTTAAATGAGAATAGAAGCTGTTTGTCGAATCCTTTAAATGATATTTATTTTTTCCATTAAGCTCTTACAAATTTAAAGGGGGGATATGATGAACAAACAATTCCTGTTTTATGATGAAATCCAAACGAATCTGGGTCCTGTCACATTGATGATGAAGGATGAGTCATTGCTGGCGATACAGTACGGGAAGCTCAATCAGTTGAGGGAGCCTTTTCAGAAGTGGCTCGGCAGGCATTTTGACCAGCCTGTTTTTGAACGTAACCCAGCAAAGCTTTTGGAGGTAACACAGCAGCTTGAAGAGTATTTCAATGGAACACGCACACAATTTGAACTTTCCTATGAAATATACGGTACTCCATTCCAAAAACAAATCTGGCAGGCTTTGAGTGAAATTCCGTATGGAGAAGTTCGTACATATAAAGAAATAGCCCAGCTTGTTCAATCCCCTAAAGCACAGCGAGCGGTAGGCGGTGCTGTTAATCGGAATCCTCTGCCCATTTTCCTTCCCTGCCATAGAGTCGTGGGCAGTAATGGGACCATGACAGGATATGCAGGCGGACTCGGGAAAAAGGAATTTTTGCTTCATTTGGAAGGATGTTCAGTCGAATCACAGTAGTCTTATTCAGGTTTCATGCTTCTCCTTTTCGTTACATACATTGAAACGGAAGGGAGGCTTTTTTTGTGGTCGATTCTTTTCTTCAAAATGAGTGGGAGCAAATTATTCGGGAAAACAAGGATTTCGAATGGTGGAGAAAAAAAATAGAGGCTTTCAGAAGGAGGGGAGTTCAAGTCCTGCAGGTTACAGGTGAGGGACGTCCCTATCATCAGATGAACCGGAATCATCGCCGTGAAATTCAATATCATCTCCATTTGTCTTATTTACTTAAGCAACATGGCAAAACATATCTGGAAGAAGAAATCATTCCTGGAAGTCTCCATTTTAATGGTGAAGCATTAGCCCGACACGAAATTAGTCAGGCCGCAACCGATCATCATATGGAGCCAATCGTTCCTTCTTTTGAATCGGATCCGAAATCAGAACAGCGATACTTTTCCTATGACCGCAGAGCCGCTGTCCGCTATGCGGAGCGCTGGTGGAATGACTATAATCCGGACTATCAAAAGTTTGAGGTGGATTGTACGAATTACATCTCCCAGTGTCTGCGTGCTGGAGGGGCCCCGATGTGGGGGTCACCCAATCGTTCAAGGGGCTGGTGGTACACAGGGAACAACTGGAGCTACAGCTGGTCGGTTGCCCATGCTTTTCGCTGGTATTTAAGCGGTTCAAATCAGGGATTAACGGCAACAGAGATGGAAAATGCCACGGATCTTATGCCTGGTGATGTCATTTGCTACGATTTTGAGGGGGATGGGAAATGGAACCACACAACCATTGTTGTAGCCAAAGACGGCAATGGGGAGCCCCTCGTGAATGCCCATACAGCCAATAGCCGTAATCGGTACTGGCGTTATGAAGACTCGCCCGCCTGGACGCCGAAATGTCAGTACAAGTTTTTCCGTATAGGGGAGTAACCTATGATATAATAGCTACTGTATGAAGCAATAACAGAGGTGATAAATGTTGGGAATACATGTCGTCTTATATCAGCCAGAAATCCCAGCTAATACAGGGAATATTTCACGTACCTGCCTGGGCACGAATACCACTTTACATCTGATCCGACCTCTTGGATTTTCAACAGATGATAAGATGGTTCGTCGTGCAGGGCTGGACTATTGGTACAATGTTGATATCAAGTACTATGATTCCATTGATGAGCTATATAACAAGTATCCGGATGGAACCTATTATTATATAGAAAACTTTGGAACGAAATACTATACTGATTTTGATTACAGCAACCAGGATGAGGATATTTTTTTTGTTTTTGGTAAAGAATCTTCCGGGATTCCCAAAGATCTGCTTGAGGGAAAAGAGGATCACTGTCTTCGTATTCATATGAATGATCAGATACGCTCCCTCAATCTCTCAAATACAGCAGCCATTATTATTTTTGAGGCTCTCCGTCAGCAGGGATTTCCGAATATGAACTAAAAAAAGCCGCCATCCAATAAGGTGGGTGGCGACTGACAATCCTTTTAATTTTTGGAATCATAGCCAGCTGTGAAAATAGAAGTAAGGAAAGCAACAGCGACTCCTAAGATAAGTACAATCTTCATGAAGATTCCTCCTTTTTAGCATCGACATCTCGTATGTAAATGTAAGCTATTTCTTATTATACCAAATTATACGTGTTTTTAAATATCCTTTCTTAACCTGCAAAGAACATTCATGATTTGATCACAAAATTCCTTTTATTAGAAACTGAAAATGTACACCATGTTTACCATTTTACATAAATTTTATAAGTGGAGGTGTTCCTAATGAATGTTGTCGTGATTGGAGCAGGAGCAGTAGGGGGCTATTTTGGCGGAAAGCTTGCCAAAAATGGGGAATCTGTTTATTTTTTAGTCCGCTCCAAAAGGTATGAACAGCTGACACAGCGGGGGTTGAACATTAAAAGTGTTCATGGTGACTTTTCCTTTAAGCCTAATCTCATAAGGGAGCCAGAGGAAATAGCCAATCCTGATTTAGTCATAATCGGGTTAAAGAATTATCATCTTGAAGGTGCAATGCCGCAAATTGAAAAACTTGTTGAGCAGGGGGCTAAATTACTGCCATTATTAAATGGAGTGGAGCATCTGGACGTACTTACTGAAAAGTTCGGCAGAGAAAAGGTGCTGGGTGGACTTTGTTACATAGAATCAACGTTAAATGACAAAGGGGATATTATTCAGAAAAGTCCCATTCAGGAAATTATTTTTGGCCCTTTAATAGCACAGGATCCTGCATTCCTCAAGAAAATTGAGAGGATGATGATGGATGCTGAGTTACAAGTGACGTATACGGATGATATCTTGGAAGAAGTGTGGAAAAAGTTTATTTTTATCACCTCGTTAAGCGGGATCACATCAGCTGTTCGGGCACCAATTGGAGTAGCCCTTGATGATGAGGTGACACAGAAATTTTTACGAAGTCTTATAACAGAAGTTTATGAAATTTCCCGAGTAAGAAAAATTGGATTACCAGACGATACCGTTGATACTGTGCTGGAAAAGTTAGAAATAATCTCGCCGGAATTAACCTCATCCATGCATAGGGATTTGCAAAAAGGACTCCCGATGGAATTAGATAGTATGCATGGATATCTGTTAGAACAGGGAGAAAAGTATCAATTAAATCTCCCTTGTTTAAGAGCTGTTTATGCATTACTGCACCCCTATAAAAACGGTCGGAATTGAGTTGCTGCGGCAGCTCTTTTTTTATACACCCTCCTCCTTAATCACCTTCCCCCCTATTCTATGAGAGGCCAAAAGCGGACCTGTTCACGTATTTGGCTTTTGTGTGCGAGGCTAACGATCCCTTCTGCTTTTTCCATATCTCTTGACATTCTTTTCTGCAGGTTTTATACTTTAGTTCGAATTAAAGATAAATGAATTAATAACAATTGAATGTGAGAGATGGATAGAAGAGATAGAAGCTTTGATATAAATAGATTTTTAATAAATGGAAATAATAGTTTGGAATTCATTATGGAATGGAGCGGGCGTTATGGCAAAGGCTACAAAGGGAGTTCATCATATTACGGCAATTGCCGGTGATCCTCAGGAAAATATGGATTTCTATGCAGGAATTTTAGGCTTAAGGTTTGTGAAAAAAACAGTTAATTTCGATGATCCTGGAACCTATCACTTTTATTTTGGTGATGAAAATGGATCACCTGGAACGATTATGACATTTTTTCCGGTACAGGATGCCCTTAAAGGCAGAGTTGGCAGTGGCCAGGTGGGAGTGACATCATTCGTTGTGCCACTTGATTCTCTGTCTTTTTGGGAAAAACGGCTAGCTAAATTTGATATCGATGTAAAGAAATCAGATCGGTTTGGAGAGCGTTCTTTGGAATTTGAAGATGTTCATGGTCTTCGTTTAGAACTTGTAGAGCGTGAGAAAGGTCCAGTGAACGATTGGAGTTTTGGCGAAGTGACTCCGGATGTTGCCATTAAGGGATTTGGAGGGGCCACACTTTATTCCCGTGAGCCTGGGAAAACGGCAGAACTGTTAACTGAATTAATGGGGCTGGAAAAGACAGGTGAGGAAGAAGATATCATTCGCCTGCAAGCTTATGGTGATATAGGGAATGTGATTGATATAAAACAATCAGCGGTTATTAGAGGTTTGCAAGGAGCAGGGACCATCCATCATATTGCTTTTCGGACGGATGATGACGATGACCAGCTGGAATGGCAGTCCCTTTTGCAGGAAAATGGCTATCAGGTAACCCCTGTCCAGGATCGTAATTATTTTAATTCTGTGTATTTTCGTGAGCATGGTCATATTTTATTTGAAATAGCCACTGATTCTCCTGGATTTATGATTGATGAGGGCAAGGAACAGTTAGGGGAATCCTTGCGCCTGCCTGAATGGTATGAACCTCATCGGGAACGTATTGAGAATATTTTATTACCAGTAGATGTCCGAGAGCTTGATTAATGAAGAGGAGGATTACTTTTGAAACATATTTTTAATAAAGGATCAAATCCAGAGAAACCAACTTTTTTACTACTTCACGGAACCGGTGGAACCGAGCAGGATTTATTACCGCTGGCCGGTATGATTGACGATGATGCATCGGTGCTGAGTGTACGCGGGAATGTTTCCGAGAATGGAATGCCAAGATTTTTCCGTCGATTAGCGGAAGGTGTATTTGATGAGGAGGATCTTATCAATCGTACAAAAGAGCTGCATGAGTTTTTAGATGAAGCCGCTGAAAAATATAATTTTGATCGAAATAATGTTGTAGCTATAGGCTATTCCAATGGTGCGAATATTGCCGGCAGTCTACTATTCCATTATCAACATTCGTTAAGAGGTGCTATGCTGCATCATCCAATGGTGCCGAGAAAAGGTATTGAACTGCCGGATTTAACTGAGGTTCCTGTGTTTATTGGGGCTGGGAGTAATGATCCCATTTGTTCTCCCGAAGAATCCAATGAGCTTCAGTCTCTTTTAGAAAAGGCAGGGGCTGATGTGGAACTGCACTGGGAGGATTATGGACACCAGTTGACCAGGGGTGAAGTGGAAAAAGCAGCAGAGTGGTATAGAAAACACTTTAATTAATCCAGTATAAAAAAATTTTGGTCTAATTTAAGGAGGTGGTTCCGGAAATTAGATTAAATCTGAAAGAAAGGTGTTTAAATGATGGGATTTTTCAGCAGACTATTTAATAAATCAGAACAAAAGGAGTCGAGTCAAATGGCAGATGTAAATTTAGCAGTTATTTATTACAGTTCAACCGGAATTAATTATCAGATGGCTAAATGGGCTGAAGAAGCAGGAAAAGAGGCAGGTGCAAACGTAAAAGTTGTCAAAGTTCCTGAGCTTGCTCCTGAGGAAGCGATTGCGTCCAACCCGGCCTGGAAGGAGCACTATGAGGCTACAAAGGACGTACCAGAAGCAACTTCAGATGATATCGAGTGGGCAGATGCTATGCTATTTAGTATGCCTACACGATTTGGTAACCTTCCTGCTCAAATGAAGCAATTCCTTGATAGTCAAGGTGGTCTATGGGCAAATGGTAAAACGGTGAATAAAGTTGTAAGTGGGATGACTTCTGCACAAAATCCACATGGTGGCCAGGAAGCAACTGTCCAGTCCCTTTATACATCTATGGCACACTGGGGAGCGATTATTGTACCTCCAGGATATTCTGATCAATCCATTTTTGCTGGTGGCGGAAACCCTTATGGTACAAGTGCTACACAAGGTGAAGACGGTAAAATCGCTGGAGACGGAGTAGAAGGCGCTGTTAAGCATCAGGCGAAGCGACTTGTAGATGTGGCTACCCTGGTGAAAAACGGCCAGTAATAACCTATACTTAATTAAAAAAGAGCTGACCCCATGGGTTAGCTCTTTTTTACGGCCATAAATTCCTGATAAGTTCAACTAACCATCAGTGGAGAGTGAAGAACCCTGCTGATGGAAGTTTCACTTTATAATTCATGATTTGCTCGTCCTCGACATATATTTGTAAAAATCGTACAAAACATCGTAAATGGACTTCACTAAATAGGAGGGCGATGCATGAGCATCTTAAACAAAATTGAGGAGCATCGGAAAGAAGAGGAAGAGCTTCAATGGGAAGGTACGTTTAAGGAATACCTGGAACTTTTAAAAGAAAAGCCTTATTTAGCACAGTCTGCACATTCAAGAATTTATCAGATGATCAAAGAGGCAGGCATTGAAGAAAAGGATGGGCATAACGAATACAAGTTTTTTAGTGATGAGCTTTTTGGACTGGAGGAAGCGCTGGAAAAGCTGGTCGAGGAATACTTCCATCCGGCTGCAGAACGGCTGGATGTCCGTAAGCGGATTTTATTATTAATGGGACCGGTAAGCGGCGGAAAGTCAACTATCGTTTCATTGCTTAAAAGAGGCCTGGAGCGTTTTTCCTATACGGATTACGGTGCTGTATATGCCATTAAAGGCTGTCCCATGCATGAAGATCCTTTGCACCTGATTCCTCAGCATTTACGGGATGATTTTTATGAGGAATACGGCATACGGATTGAGGGGAATTTATCTCCGCTCAACATGATGCGACTTGAAGAGGAATATGGAGGCCGGATTGAGGATGTGAAGGTGGAACGGGTCTTTTTATCTGAAAATAAACGCCGGGGTATTGGTACCTTCAGCCCGTCTGACCCGAAATCACAGGATATTGCAGACTTAACGGGTTCCATTGATTTCTCGACCATCGCTGAGTACGGGTCTGAATCAGATCCCCGTGCCTATCGTTTCGATGGGGAGTTAAATGTGGCCAACCGCGGTTTAATGGAGTTTCAGGAAATCTTAAAGTGTGATGAGAAGTTCCTATGGCACCTGTTATCTCTTACTCAGGAAGGGAACTTTAAGGCTGGACGCTTTGCTTTAATCAGTGCTGATGAACTGATTGTTGCCCATACGAATGAAGCAGAGTACCGTTCATTTATAGCAAATAAAAAGAATGAAGCTTTACATTCCCGGATGATTGTCATGCCGGTCCCATATAATCTGAAAGTCAGTGATGAAGAGCGAATTTATCAGAAAATGGTGAAGGAAAGTGATATGAAGAATGTCCATATTGCGCCACATACTTTAAAAATTACGGCCATTTTCACCATCCTGACACGGTTAAAGGAGTCAAACCGGCAGGACATTGATCTCCTAAAGAAGCTTTATTTATATGATGGGCAAAATGTAGAAGGTTTCAGCGAAGTGGATATTGATGAGTTTAAAAAGGAATTCCCGGATGAAGGAATGGAAGGCATTGATCCCCGTTTTATTATGAATCGGATTTCTTCTGCCATCATCAGAAAGGATACCAATTCCATTAATGCCCTGGATGTGCTGCGTTCATTAAAAGAGGGATTAGACGATCATCCTTCGATTACGAAAGAAGACAAAGAGCGTTATTTATCTTTTATTTCGGTTGCCCGAAAGGAATACGATGAGATTGCGAAAAATGAAGTGCAAAAGGCATTCGTCTACTCTTATGAAGAATCTGCGAAAACGCTGATGGATAATTATCTTGATAATGTTGAGGCCTATTGTAACAAAACGAAAATTAAAGATCCTCTGACTGGCGAAGAAATGCCGCCGGATGAAAAGCTGATGCGTTCTATTGAGGAGCAAATTGGTGTTTCTGAAAATGCCAAGCGCGGTTTCCGTGAAGAGATTTTAATCCGTATTTCAGCTTATGCCCGTAAAGGTAAACGTTTTGATTATCAGTCTCATGAAAGGCTGCGTGAAGCCATCCAAAAGAAATTGTTTGCTGATTTAAAGGATGTCGTCAAGATTACCACTTCAACCAAAACTCCTGATGAGCAGCAGTTGAAGAAAATCAATGAGGTGATTGCGACCCTTATTGATGAATATGGATATGATTCAACGTCGGCCAATGAATTGTTGCGCTATGTCGGCAGTCTTTTAAATCGCTAAGAAAAGCCGTTTCAATGGTGAATCCATTGGAACGGTTTTTTTATTTCAAGAATCAGTTTTTAATAGCGGGAATAAAACCCGGGACATAACCATAAGTATGTACAAACATTAAAGGTTCCGGAGTTTACTTAGGTCTAAAGACTTATTTATCTCTTGCATTCCTTTTTTCTCAAGACGAAACAAGCCTATATGTCATTTTAAGGGGCCTTCTGGAAAAAGTGTTTACAAAATATTAAGGGGGAGAATTTGAAATGAAAAAATTGGCTGTATTTTTAGTGGTAATGCTATCACTCGTAATGATGACAGCTTGTGGTACAGGTGATTCTTCAAGTAACGGAGATGGTGACTCAGGTAGTGGTTCAAATGGTGATTCAAAAGTTTATCAGGTTGCAACAGATGCCAACTTCCAGCCATTTGAATATAAGAATCCTGAAACAGGAGAAATGGAAGGGTTTGATATTGAATTACTCAATGCGATTGCAGAGGAAGCTGGATTTGAAGTCAACTATAACACCATGGAGTTTGATGGATTATTGGGTTCCATGCGTACTGGCAAGCATGACATTGGGATAGCTGGTATCTCCATTACTGAAGACCGCAAAGAGGAAATAGATTTCTCGGATAAATATTATGACTCTGGTTTAATTTTGGCTGTTCCTAAGGATTCTGAACTTGAATCCATAGAGGATATTGATGGCCACGCAGTAGGGGCACGTCAGGGATCCACAAGTGAAGACTATCTTAAAGAGAATACGAATGCAGATGTAAATTCGTTCCCTGAAATTGTTACAGCCTATCAGGATTTACAGGCTGGACGTCTGGATGCAGTGCTTTATGATTTACCGAATGTTCAATATTACATCAATCAAAATGCATCCGACGAATTGAAAACAGTAGGAGATGTTCTGCAGGGACAGCCTTATGGCATCGCTTTTCCAAAAGGATCTGACCTGGTTGAACCTGTTAACGAAGCATTAGCGACGATTAAGGAAAACGGGACCTATGCAGAAATCTATAAGAAATGGTTTGGTACGGAGCCGCCACAGGAATAAACATCTTTGATAAACCATATTGTATAGACCAATCAAGCGTAACAAGCACAGCTTGTTACGCTGTTTTTTAAATTAAGGGGGAGATTTTTAGAATGATAGATGCTATTATGGATACACCGTATATAAAATCCTTACCCTTTCTCTGGGAAGGTTTGCAATTCACTGTAGCCATTACTCTTATCGGGCTTTTTCTGGGTATGATATTAGGAGCTTTGGCCGGACTGGGGAAGCTATCCAAAATAAAGTTTATTCGAACTTTCTGGACGGTTTATATTGAAATAATCCGGGGAACGCCGATTATGGCACAGGCTTTATTTATCTATTTTGGTCTGGCAGAGTTGCAGCTGAATTCCTTTGCTACAGGTGTTATTGCTATTGCATTAAACGCGGGTGCCTACATTGGGGAAATTGTCCGCGGTGCAGTATATTCCATTGATAGTGGACAGACAGAGGCTGGGCGTTCTTTAGGGTTAACGGAGAGACAGACGATGCGCTATATTGTCTGGCCACAGGCGTTTAAGCGTATGATTCCTCCATTGGGAAATCAGTTTGTTATCAGCCTAAAGGATACATCGGTATTTTCCGTTATCGCTGTTCCTGATTTAATTTATCAGGGTCGGCAGTACTATAACGCTACCTTTGAGCAGTTTGAAACGCTTGTCATGGTCTGTATATTTTATCTTATTATAACGATTCCTGCCGCTCTTTATTTACGAAGAATAGAAAGGAAGATGGATGTCTAAATGATAACAGTAAAAGATTTGCATAAAGCGTTCGGTGATTTGGAAGTTTTAAAGGGAATTGATGCCCAGGTTGAAGAGAGTGAAGTGGTCTGTGTGATTGGCCCTTCAGGATCCGGGAAAAGTACCTTCTTGCGTTGTCTCAACCTCCTGGAGGATATTACCTCAGGTACAGTAACGATGGATGGAGATGAACTTACTGCAGCTGGTACCGATATAAATGCGCTTCGAACAAAAGTGGGGATGGTTTTCCAGCATTTCAATCTGTTTCCGCATAAAACAGTGCTGGAAAATGTGACGCTGGGCCCCATTAAGGTAAAAGGATTATCTGAAAAAGAGGCAGAAGAAACCGGACGGGTCCTGCTTGAAAAAGTTGGATTATCTGACAAAGCCCATGATTATCCGGACAGTCTTTCCGGCGGTCAAAAACAGCGTGTAGCCATCGCCCGTGCTCTTGCCATGGAGCCAAAAGTAATGCTTTTTGATGAGCCTACATCTGCTCTTGACCCTGAACTGGTAGGGGATGTCCTGCAGGTTATGAAGGATTTGGCAAAGGAAGGTATGACGATGGTCGTCGT from Virgibacillus sp. MSP4-1 harbors:
- a CDS encoding ring-cleaving dioxygenase, giving the protein MAKATKGVHHITAIAGDPQENMDFYAGILGLRFVKKTVNFDDPGTYHFYFGDENGSPGTIMTFFPVQDALKGRVGSGQVGVTSFVVPLDSLSFWEKRLAKFDIDVKKSDRFGERSLEFEDVHGLRLELVEREKGPVNDWSFGEVTPDVAIKGFGGATLYSREPGKTAELLTELMGLEKTGEEEDIIRLQAYGDIGNVIDIKQSAVIRGLQGAGTIHHIAFRTDDDDDQLEWQSLLQENGYQVTPVQDRNYFNSVYFREHGHILFEIATDSPGFMIDEGKEQLGESLRLPEWYEPHRERIENILLPVDVRELD
- a CDS encoding alpha/beta hydrolase, whose translation is MKHIFNKGSNPEKPTFLLLHGTGGTEQDLLPLAGMIDDDASVLSVRGNVSENGMPRFFRRLAEGVFDEEDLINRTKELHEFLDEAAEKYNFDRNNVVAIGYSNGANIAGSLLFHYQHSLRGAMLHHPMVPRKGIELPDLTEVPVFIGAGSNDPICSPEESNELQSLLEKAGADVELHWEDYGHQLTRGEVEKAAEWYRKHFN
- a CDS encoding ABC-ATPase domain-containing protein, whose product is MQKLRSQLRNIDGKSYKGYKSLQGNYQFQSYKLAIDYVQGDPFASPSKIRLIIPDKDFPIKKEWIQSKQRKIYTEDVIARHIARAIRKNQATVRGSGKSGLLSIDAPGQEILERTAVTTDGSHTTICLSVGLPANGRRINGREAEKLFFQIIPDILKQSVFSIKNHDIEAVVQLADQQEVIREKMKENNWIAFVADGAILPRESGISNRPLKKAVPFQSPEENRVSIELPHRDEPLTGMALKQGITVIVGGGYHGKSTLLTAIERGVYHHIKGDGREYVLTDSNAVKVRAEDGRKVTNVNISPFINNLPHGEDTMDFSTENASGSTSQATNVMEALEAGASTLLIDEDTSATNFMIRDQRMQELVVKEKEPITPFIDKISQLRDELNVSTVLVMGGSGDYFDAADQVIMLDEYIPHNVTQKAKGIASQFPSERKHEDESFGTISDRVLLPESLDSRKGKKSKVQAKGLDKILMGKVDIDLQQVEQLVDVSQTRMIAQILHHLEQKGWLKQKKSLSELLDEIEKQMDTRGLPSFTPRPNEHPGELARPRRFEIAATLNRLRTAKGLSPHALKR
- a CDS encoding methylated-DNA--[protein]-cysteine S-methyltransferase yields the protein MNKQFLFYDEIQTNLGPVTLMMKDESLLAIQYGKLNQLREPFQKWLGRHFDQPVFERNPAKLLEVTQQLEEYFNGTRTQFELSYEIYGTPFQKQIWQALSEIPYGEVRTYKEIAQLVQSPKAQRAVGGAVNRNPLPIFLPCHRVVGSNGTMTGYAGGLGKKEFLLHLEGCSVESQ
- a CDS encoding amidase domain-containing protein, producing the protein MVDSFLQNEWEQIIRENKDFEWWRKKIEAFRRRGVQVLQVTGEGRPYHQMNRNHRREIQYHLHLSYLLKQHGKTYLEEEIIPGSLHFNGEALARHEISQAATDHHMEPIVPSFESDPKSEQRYFSYDRRAAVRYAERWWNDYNPDYQKFEVDCTNYISQCLRAGGAPMWGSPNRSRGWWYTGNNWSYSWSVAHAFRWYLSGSNQGLTATEMENATDLMPGDVICYDFEGDGKWNHTTIVVAKDGNGEPLVNAHTANSRNRYWRYEDSPAWTPKCQYKFFRIGE
- a CDS encoding ketopantoate reductase family protein: MNVVVIGAGAVGGYFGGKLAKNGESVYFLVRSKRYEQLTQRGLNIKSVHGDFSFKPNLIREPEEIANPDLVIIGLKNYHLEGAMPQIEKLVEQGAKLLPLLNGVEHLDVLTEKFGREKVLGGLCYIESTLNDKGDIIQKSPIQEIIFGPLIAQDPAFLKKIERMMMDAELQVTYTDDILEEVWKKFIFITSLSGITSAVRAPIGVALDDEVTQKFLRSLITEVYEISRVRKIGLPDDTVDTVLEKLEIISPELTSSMHRDLQKGLPMELDSMHGYLLEQGEKYQLNLPCLRAVYALLHPYKNGRN
- the wrbA gene encoding NAD(P)H:quinone oxidoreductase produces the protein MGFFSRLFNKSEQKESSQMADVNLAVIYYSSTGINYQMAKWAEEAGKEAGANVKVVKVPELAPEEAIASNPAWKEHYEATKDVPEATSDDIEWADAMLFSMPTRFGNLPAQMKQFLDSQGGLWANGKTVNKVVSGMTSAQNPHGGQEATVQSLYTSMAHWGAIIVPPGYSDQSIFAGGGNPYGTSATQGEDGKIAGDGVEGAVKHQAKRLVDVATLVKNGQ
- the queG gene encoding tRNA epoxyqueuosine(34) reductase QueG; this translates as MFDELKQDVIEQSRVIGIDKIGFASVDVFSILKERLKQQQENQYQSGFEKGTIEERTTPRNLMPEAQSIISIALAYPSKLENAPRSTKGDRRGQFCRASWGTDYHDILRDRLEQLGQFLKEKHPDAEYKIMVDTGELADKEVAARAGLGFTGKNTVLITPEFGSYVYLGEIITNIPFEPDQPLEEDCGDCNLCVDTCPTGALIQGGQLNAQKCIAFLTQTKDYLPDEYRAKIGNRLYGCDTCQVVCPKNKGKNFHFHKEMEPDPEVVKPRLKPLLRISNREFKETFGPMAGSWRGKKPIQRNAIIALANYKDQTAVDELIHVMKHDPRPMIRGTAAWALGKIGSEAGRLAIQEAQEKESDESALAEMEKGLDYFASPQS
- a CDS encoding tRNA (cytidine(34)-2'-O)-methyltransferase, yielding MGIHVVLYQPEIPANTGNISRTCLGTNTTLHLIRPLGFSTDDKMVRRAGLDYWYNVDIKYYDSIDELYNKYPDGTYYYIENFGTKYYTDFDYSNQDEDIFFVFGKESSGIPKDLLEGKEDHCLRIHMNDQIRSLNLSNTAAIIIFEALRQQGFPNMN